A window from Prosthecobacter sp. encodes these proteins:
- a CDS encoding discoidin domain-containing protein: protein MTLRLLSLIALTSVAAFAQTSPTYTFPIQAKTPEEELKTIQLPDGYSLELVLSDPLIKEAMAIAFDGDGKMYVVEMRTYMQDIDGTDELTPKSRISLHESTKGDGVFDKHSVYLDNILLPRMVLPLDDRVLVGITNTNDITLHRDANGDGVADEQTPWYVGGPRGGNMEHQPSGLVWGLDNWIYTTYNGYRLRWNGKEAPLKENTAPNGGQWGLAQDDYGKMWWSNAGGEKGLWNYQAPILYAAINVKQQKSEKFDTVWPIVALGDFQGGTGRFHSPTDLRLNHFTGCAGQTIYRGDRLPKELYGNVFLPEPVGRLIRRATVEVKDGITTVANPYEEQMSEFIRSSDPNFRPLNMTTGPDGCLYIVDAYRGIIQEGNWVKPGSFLRGAIEPTGMQHVTGHGRVWRLVHKDFKPGPQPKMIGETPAQLVAHLTHPNGFWRDTAQRMIIVKGDKSVVPALMEMSAKKENHLARLHALWTLEGLDSLTPDIIRTAMKDEHPQLRANAIRVAESLIKKNDTSLIADVKALKTDKDPTVVLQTLFTARHFNWPNWKLEAQSTLLTSTSVGVREIGAQLLVEDPKIAGKFSNDQKKQLERGQEIFRSLCFACHGFDGSGMPIAGREGATLAPPLAGSKTVVQGDAIIRVMLNGLSGPINGKTYEAQMVTMATNDDQWIADVASYIRRAFGNSGKFVEKKDVAKLRKDLSKRITPWTIEELQQLYPQSLTNRKDWKLTSSHNDKNLKHAIDGDLASRWDSGMSQRPGMWVQIELPAATEIAGLVLDTAKSRNDWPRGWKIEVSLNGIEWDKPVLEGKSETNVTEFLLPKPVKAKFIRITDTGEVMRLYWSIHELEVLAAMHAHPAAD, encoded by the coding sequence ATGACCCTTCGCCTTCTTTCCCTCATCGCGCTCACGAGTGTTGCTGCATTCGCTCAAACGAGCCCCACTTACACCTTCCCCATCCAGGCCAAGACGCCGGAGGAAGAGTTGAAGACGATCCAGTTGCCAGACGGCTATTCGCTGGAGCTGGTGCTTAGCGATCCGCTGATCAAGGAGGCGATGGCGATCGCGTTCGATGGCGACGGCAAAATGTACGTCGTCGAAATGCGCACCTACATGCAGGACATCGACGGCACGGACGAGCTGACGCCGAAGAGCCGCATCTCGCTGCACGAATCGACGAAGGGCGACGGCGTGTTCGACAAGCACAGCGTCTATCTCGATAACATTTTGCTGCCCCGCATGGTGCTGCCGCTGGATGACCGTGTGCTGGTCGGCATCACGAACACGAATGACATCACGCTGCATCGCGATGCGAATGGCGACGGCGTGGCTGATGAACAAACGCCATGGTATGTCGGCGGACCGCGTGGTGGCAACATGGAGCACCAGCCGAGCGGTCTCGTTTGGGGTCTGGATAACTGGATTTACACCACCTACAACGGCTACCGCCTGCGCTGGAATGGCAAGGAGGCACCGCTCAAAGAAAACACCGCGCCAAATGGCGGCCAGTGGGGCCTCGCTCAAGACGACTACGGCAAGATGTGGTGGAGCAATGCCGGTGGCGAGAAAGGCCTGTGGAATTACCAAGCGCCAATCCTTTATGCCGCGATCAATGTGAAGCAGCAGAAGAGCGAGAAGTTCGACACCGTGTGGCCCATCGTCGCGCTCGGCGATTTCCAAGGCGGCACCGGACGCTTCCATTCGCCGACCGACCTGCGTTTGAACCACTTCACCGGCTGCGCTGGCCAAACCATCTATCGCGGTGACCGCCTGCCGAAGGAACTCTACGGCAATGTCTTCCTGCCCGAGCCCGTGGGCCGTTTGATCCGCCGTGCCACCGTCGAAGTCAAAGACGGCATCACCACCGTCGCGAACCCGTATGAGGAGCAGATGAGCGAGTTCATCCGCAGCAGCGATCCGAACTTCCGCCCACTGAACATGACCACCGGCCCCGACGGCTGCCTCTACATTGTCGATGCCTATCGCGGCATCATTCAGGAAGGCAACTGGGTGAAGCCGGGCAGCTTTCTGCGCGGTGCCATCGAGCCCACAGGCATGCAACATGTGACTGGTCATGGCCGCGTGTGGCGTCTCGTTCACAAAGACTTCAAACCCGGCCCGCAGCCGAAAATGATCGGCGAAACGCCTGCGCAGCTCGTTGCGCATCTCACGCATCCGAACGGCTTCTGGCGCGACACCGCGCAGCGCATGATCATCGTCAAAGGCGACAAGTCAGTTGTCCCTGCACTCATGGAGATGTCGGCAAAAAAAGAAAATCATCTCGCGCGCCTGCATGCGCTTTGGACCCTGGAAGGTCTCGACTCGCTCACCCCCGACATCATCCGCACCGCGATGAAGGATGAGCATCCGCAACTCCGCGCCAATGCGATCCGCGTCGCCGAGTCGCTGATTAAAAAGAACGACACGAGCCTGATCGCCGATGTCAAAGCACTCAAGACCGACAAAGACCCGACCGTGGTGCTGCAAACCCTCTTCACCGCCCGCCATTTCAACTGGCCGAACTGGAAGCTCGAAGCGCAGAGCACGCTGCTGACTTCGACCAGCGTCGGAGTGCGCGAGATAGGCGCGCAGTTGCTCGTCGAAGACCCGAAGATCGCGGGCAAGTTCAGCAACGATCAGAAGAAGCAGCTCGAACGCGGCCAGGAAATCTTCCGCTCGCTCTGCTTTGCCTGCCACGGCTTTGACGGCAGCGGCATGCCGATTGCTGGCCGTGAAGGTGCCACGCTCGCTCCACCGCTCGCCGGATCGAAAACCGTTGTGCAGGGCGATGCGATCATCCGTGTCATGCTCAACGGACTTTCCGGTCCCATCAACGGCAAGACCTACGAGGCGCAGATGGTCACGATGGCGACGAATGACGACCAATGGATCGCCGACGTGGCCAGCTACATCCGCAGGGCCTTTGGCAACAGCGGCAAATTCGTGGAGAAGAAAGATGTCGCGAAACTGCGCAAAGATTTGTCCAAGCGCATCACGCCCTGGACCATTGAGGAGCTGCAACAGCTCTACCCGCAATCGCTGACGAATCGCAAAGACTGGAAGCTCACCTCCAGCCACAACGACAAAAATTTGAAGCATGCCATCGATGGCGATCTCGCGTCACGCTGGGACTCGGGCATGTCGCAGAGGCCCGGCATGTGGGTGCAGATCGAACTGCCTGCGGCCACCGAAATCGCCGGTCTCGTGCTCGATACCGCCAAATCGCGCAACGACTGGCCGCGCGGCTGGAAGATCGAAGTTTCGCTGAACGGTATCGAGTGGGACAAACCTGTGCTCGAAGGCAAAAGCGAGACCAACGTCACCGAATTCCTGCTGCCAAAACCCGTGAAGGCGAAGTTCATCCGCATCACCGACACCGGCGAGGTGATGCGCCTGTACTGGTCCATCCACGAGCTGGAAGTACTCGCCGCGATGCACGCGCATCCAGCGGCGGATTAA
- a CDS encoding amidohydrolase family protein, protein MNRRHFLQTSTGAALTSCSTLTSEPDALIIDTHQHLWDRRDLNLPWLGGAPEVLQHDYVTADYLKATAGLNVKAIYMEVDVAPSDHIKEADGIVAQCRAANTPTIAATIGGRPASAEFEGYVKRFAGNGIVKGLRQVLHGGSTPPGFCLSNEFVRGVRTLGKHGLNFELTMRPTELKDSVKLIQQCPETRFVLDHCGNGDPKAFNPKLGPGLKRSCTADEWKRGIDAVAAQPGVMCKISGIVAFVPPGKWHAEDLAPVVNHCLDAFGADRVFFGGDWPVCLLGSPVRGWVNALKQIVSSRPVSEQRKLWSGNAIKFYGLKV, encoded by the coding sequence ATGAATCGCCGCCACTTCCTTCAAACCTCCACCGGAGCCGCTCTCACCTCCTGTTCCACCCTCACCAGCGAACCAGACGCTCTCATCATCGACACGCATCAGCATCTCTGGGACAGGCGCGATTTGAATCTCCCCTGGCTCGGTGGAGCACCGGAAGTGCTGCAGCATGATTATGTCACTGCCGACTACTTGAAGGCCACCGCAGGCCTGAACGTGAAGGCGATCTACATGGAGGTCGATGTGGCTCCGAGTGATCACATCAAGGAAGCCGACGGCATCGTGGCCCAATGTAGAGCTGCAAACACGCCCACCATCGCCGCGACCATCGGTGGTCGGCCTGCCTCGGCGGAGTTTGAGGGCTATGTGAAACGCTTCGCGGGCAACGGCATCGTCAAAGGCCTGCGCCAGGTGCTTCACGGCGGCTCCACGCCTCCGGGCTTCTGTTTGAGCAACGAATTCGTGCGCGGTGTGCGCACGCTCGGTAAACACGGCCTCAATTTCGAACTCACCATGCGTCCCACCGAGCTGAAAGACAGCGTGAAACTCATCCAGCAGTGCCCCGAAACACGATTCGTGCTCGACCACTGCGGCAACGGCGATCCGAAGGCTTTCAATCCCAAGCTCGGCCCCGGTTTGAAGCGAAGCTGCACCGCCGATGAATGGAAACGCGGCATTGATGCCGTCGCCGCGCAGCCCGGCGTCATGTGCAAGATCAGCGGCATCGTCGCCTTCGTCCCTCCCGGTAAATGGCACGCCGAAGACCTCGCCCCGGTGGTGAACCACTGCCTCGACGCTTTCGGCGCGGACCGCGTCTTCTTCGGCGGCGACTGGCCGGTATGTCTGCTCGGCAGCCCGGTGCGCGGTTGGGTGAATGCGTTGAAACAGATCGTTTCGTCCCGACCTGTCAGCGAGCAGCGGAAGCTGTGGAGCGGGAATGCGATCAAATTCTATGGGCTGAAAGTGTAG
- a CDS encoding TerC family protein produces the protein MELALTPLLAVNFFDFSWINSPEAWIALLTLTVMEIVLGIDNIVFISILVDKLPPPERPRARFLGLAFAMITRILLLLSISWVMQLKNPLFGLFGHQISGKDLILILGGLFLLYKATVEIHHKVEGHTEVEKTTKARAALGAILMQIAILDIVFSLDSVITAVGMADDIMVMVIAVMISVGFMMVFAGSVSDFISEHPTVKMLALSFLLLIGTTLIAEGFHVHFEKGYVYFAMAFSIFVEMLNIRMKKRAAKAAALAE, from the coding sequence ATGGAACTCGCCCTCACCCCCCTGCTCGCCGTCAATTTCTTCGACTTCTCCTGGATCAACAGCCCGGAGGCCTGGATTGCCTTGCTCACGCTCACCGTGATGGAGATCGTGCTGGGGATCGACAACATCGTGTTCATCTCGATCCTCGTGGACAAGCTGCCGCCGCCGGAACGGCCGCGCGCCCGCTTCCTGGGCCTCGCTTTCGCGATGATCACACGCATCCTGCTGCTGCTCTCGATTTCGTGGGTCATGCAGCTCAAGAATCCGTTGTTCGGCTTGTTTGGGCATCAGATTTCTGGCAAGGACTTGATCCTGATCCTCGGTGGCTTGTTCCTGCTGTACAAAGCGACGGTCGAAATCCATCACAAGGTGGAAGGTCATACTGAAGTGGAAAAGACCACCAAAGCCCGTGCCGCGCTGGGAGCCATCCTTATGCAGATCGCGATCCTCGACATCGTCTTCTCGCTCGACTCCGTCATCACCGCCGTGGGCATGGCGGACGACATCATGGTCATGGTGATCGCGGTGATGATCTCTGTCGGCTTCATGATGGTCTTCGCAGGCTCGGTGAGCGACTTCATCAGCGAGCATCCCACGGTGAAGATGCTGGCGCTTTCTTTCCTGCTGCTCATCGGCACCACGCTGATCGCCGAGGGTTTCCACGTTCACTTCGAGAAGGGCTACGTCTATTTCGCCATGGCCTTCTCCATCTTCGTCGAGATGTTGAATATCCGCATGAAGAAGCGGGCGGCCAAGGCGGCGGCTCTGGCCGAATAA
- a CDS encoding Hsp20/alpha crystallin family protein — MKLIRTNPSSLGRVSDFEEWFRHPFAGLPSLGQFINNLGEVFPGVTGDRLAVDVHEDKDNYFASFELPGVKKEDVKIELNNGLLTVSAEKREKDGDNESSYSLTRSVSVPDGVNIEAIAAKLEDGILRVTLPKAEHSKPRTIALN; from the coding sequence ATGAAACTCATCCGCACCAACCCCTCCAGCCTCGGCCGTGTCTCCGACTTCGAAGAATGGTTCCGCCATCCGTTTGCCGGACTGCCGTCGCTGGGTCAATTCATCAACAACCTTGGCGAAGTCTTCCCCGGCGTGACCGGCGATCGCCTGGCCGTCGATGTGCATGAGGACAAGGACAACTACTTCGCCAGCTTTGAGCTGCCCGGCGTGAAGAAGGAGGATGTCAAAATCGAGCTGAACAACGGCCTGCTCACCGTCTCCGCCGAGAAGCGTGAGAAAGACGGCGACAACGAAAGCTCCTACAGCCTCACGCGCTCCGTGTCCGTGCCCGATGGCGTCAATATCGAAGCCATCGCCGCGAAACTCGAAGACGGCATCCTGCGCGTGACCCTGCCGAAGGCCGAGCACAGCAAACCCCGCACCATCGCCCTGAACTGA
- a CDS encoding Hsp20/alpha crystallin family protein, whose translation MNTTCSPRTSAPATSGVTESLRKPLYNVNGNAEAYEVRVEMPGVPKSGVKLDLEDNILTVRGERNTTVPEGMKALHRELSPLSYLLRLRLNTPVEEDKMTAKLEDGVLTLRLPLKEVAKPRQIPVL comes from the coding sequence ATGAACACCACCTGCTCCCCCCGCACCTCCGCTCCCGCCACCTCCGGCGTCACCGAATCGCTGCGCAAGCCGCTCTACAACGTCAACGGCAACGCCGAGGCCTACGAAGTCCGCGTCGAAATGCCCGGCGTGCCGAAAAGCGGCGTGAAGCTCGACCTTGAGGACAACATCCTCACCGTTCGTGGCGAGCGCAACACCACCGTGCCGGAAGGTATGAAAGCCCTCCATCGCGAGCTGTCACCGCTCAGCTACCTGCTCCGCCTGCGTCTCAACACGCCGGTGGAAGAGGACAAGATGACCGCGAAGCTCGAAGACGGCGTGCTCACCCTGCGCCTGCCGCTCAAGGAAGTCGCGAAACCGCGCCAGATTCCCGTGCTGTAA
- a CDS encoding amino acid permease, which produces MPDKPSSQPALVQSIGGWQIMFYGLGSMLGAGIYALIGKAAGGLGNAMWLAFLMAMIGAMLTGLSYACVGGRYAKAGGAAYVTQRGLRKPLLSYVIGIAVMMSGLTSMATGSQAIIGQVKELFTWSLDDTSIKLMSIGVVFLVGCVIYRGIRESMWLNILCTVIEASGLLFIIAVGVRYWGSVDYFQSPGDTVAGGVGSGITFALIMQGAVLTFYSFIGFEDILNVSEEVKNPAKNVPFGLISAMILATGIYMAVAITAVSVVPWQELAKSDAPLMEVARRAAPWFTGIKPVFAGITIFAIANTALLNYLMGSRLLYGMSRQGLLPPVLATVHPVRKSPHIAVFVLFGIVSLLILSGSVKQLAESTVLLLLIVFTAVNISLVVLKLRPGEPRGGFEPPLLVPIFGALVCAMLIIVRVESAISSPDHAQRPAPLIAGAIILISVALYFVLKPKNPVVVED; this is translated from the coding sequence ATGCCTGACAAACCCTCCTCGCAACCGGCCCTCGTTCAATCCATCGGCGGCTGGCAGATCATGTTTTACGGCCTCGGCTCGATGCTTGGCGCGGGCATTTACGCCCTCATTGGCAAGGCGGCGGGTGGTCTTGGCAATGCCATGTGGCTCGCCTTCCTCATGGCGATGATCGGCGCGATGCTCACTGGCCTCTCGTATGCCTGCGTCGGCGGACGTTATGCGAAAGCCGGCGGCGCGGCCTACGTCACGCAGCGCGGACTGCGCAAACCGCTGCTCAGTTATGTCATCGGCATCGCCGTGATGATGAGCGGTCTCACCAGCATGGCCACCGGCTCGCAGGCCATCATCGGCCAGGTCAAAGAACTCTTCACCTGGAGCCTGGATGACACCAGCATCAAGCTCATGTCCATCGGCGTCGTGTTTCTCGTCGGCTGCGTCATCTATCGTGGCATTCGCGAGAGCATGTGGCTCAACATCCTCTGCACCGTCATCGAGGCCAGCGGGCTGCTGTTCATCATCGCCGTTGGCGTGCGCTACTGGGGCAGCGTAGATTACTTTCAATCGCCCGGTGACACTGTGGCAGGCGGCGTCGGCTCCGGCATCACCTTTGCTCTCATCATGCAGGGCGCGGTGCTCACGTTTTACTCCTTCATTGGTTTCGAGGACATCCTCAACGTGAGCGAGGAAGTCAAAAATCCGGCCAAAAACGTCCCCTTCGGCCTCATCAGCGCGATGATCCTCGCCACCGGCATCTACATGGCCGTCGCCATCACCGCCGTGTCCGTCGTGCCGTGGCAGGAACTCGCGAAAAGCGACGCACCGCTCATGGAAGTGGCCCGCCGCGCCGCACCGTGGTTCACCGGCATCAAGCCGGTCTTCGCCGGCATCACCATCTTCGCCATCGCGAACACCGCACTGCTGAATTACCTCATGGGCTCACGCCTGCTCTACGGCATGAGCCGCCAGGGCCTGCTGCCGCCTGTTCTCGCTACGGTCCATCCGGTGCGCAAATCGCCGCACATTGCTGTCTTCGTGCTCTTTGGCATCGTTTCGCTGCTCATCCTCAGCGGCAGCGTCAAGCAGCTCGCGGAGTCCACCGTGCTGCTGCTGCTCATCGTCTTCACCGCCGTGAACATCTCGCTCGTCGTCCTCAAACTCCGTCCCGGCGAGCCACGCGGCGGATTCGAGCCGCCGCTGCTCGTCCCCATCTTTGGAGCGCTCGTCTGCGCCATGCTCATCATCGTCCGCGTGGAAAGCGCCATCAGCAGCCCCGACCACGCCCAGCGCCCCGCCCCGCTCATCGCCGGAGCCATCATTTTGATCAGCGTGGCGCTGTACTTTGTGCTCAAGCCCAAGAACCCGGTGGTGGTTGAGGATTGA
- a CDS encoding ATP-binding protein → MSSLSLNSKSRAELFFEEIVSKEKRAFAFLEKIAQPEAATDENEWREFKEAKQLTAPLPEDKKAVREKNDANLKQIWSKCLGAFTNSGGGVLIWGIKAPDRKAEGVSLVHDAPQLAERLIQWATDALDPPLRGIRVEAITKSASIKEGFVVCLVPESALKPHRSRWSENEFYLRLQDGSKPCPMSLLRSLFHPNLAPRLATRYMLKLEPPREDRVSVCLSVAVENTGSMTAHELIVQAHSKNSLNSLFEFYPERAHGWAKVPHTNWKFASPEPLHPGQLVRIGRFQGWSAGISPPRELRVTTVIYARNMVPHDSFIEFTGDELDEAFRSGKEIQRLGSLGDR, encoded by the coding sequence ATGAGTTCGCTATCACTAAACAGCAAATCACGAGCAGAACTGTTTTTCGAGGAGATCGTTTCAAAGGAGAAGCGTGCTTTTGCTTTCCTTGAAAAAATCGCTCAGCCAGAAGCAGCGACGGATGAAAATGAATGGAGAGAGTTTAAAGAGGCTAAACAGCTTACCGCTCCCTTGCCTGAGGATAAGAAGGCAGTGCGCGAAAAGAATGATGCGAATCTAAAGCAGATTTGGAGCAAGTGTTTAGGGGCCTTCACAAACTCGGGCGGAGGTGTGCTGATCTGGGGAATCAAGGCTCCAGATCGAAAAGCGGAAGGAGTATCGTTAGTGCATGATGCCCCACAGTTAGCTGAACGACTGATTCAATGGGCTACGGATGCTCTAGACCCTCCGTTGCGAGGTATCCGAGTTGAGGCGATTACCAAGTCTGCTTCAATAAAAGAGGGATTTGTGGTTTGCTTGGTTCCTGAGAGCGCGTTGAAACCGCATCGCTCCAGGTGGTCGGAGAATGAATTTTACCTCCGCCTACAAGATGGTTCCAAACCATGCCCGATGTCACTGCTTCGTAGTTTGTTTCATCCCAACCTGGCACCTCGCTTGGCGACCCGTTACATGCTCAAACTTGAGCCGCCACGAGAAGATAGGGTTTCTGTCTGTTTATCAGTTGCGGTGGAGAACACAGGTTCGATGACTGCGCATGAGTTGATTGTCCAAGCGCATTCGAAAAATTCGCTCAATTCACTCTTTGAGTTTTATCCAGAAAGAGCTCACGGCTGGGCGAAGGTTCCACATACAAATTGGAAGTTCGCAAGTCCCGAACCCCTCCACCCGGGCCAGTTAGTCAGGATTGGACGCTTTCAGGGATGGTCAGCAGGTATCTCACCACCAAGAGAACTGCGTGTCACGACCGTAATCTATGCTCGGAACATGGTTCCTCATGACTCATTTATCGAATTCACCGGTGACGAGCTTGATGAGGCATTCAGGTCAGGCAAAGAAATTCAGAGGCTCGGATCACTTGGTGATCGGTAG
- a CDS encoding 3-deoxy-7-phosphoheptulonate synthase produces the protein MSQTANLHIASNIALPSPRSMVVEIAPTEAQTAFVAESRRDIRDILFGNDSRFLIVLGPCSIHDPEAGLEYARKLAALAQELKDRLCIVMRVYFEKPRTTVGWKGLIMDPDLDGTCNIPDGLRLARKILRDVLDLGLPTATELLDPITPQYIADLISWSAIGARTTESQTHRQMASGLSMPLGFKNGTFGHIMPAINAIKAAMQSQTFLGVSEDGVASAVTTSGNPDCHIILRGGESGPNYGADDVHETIAGLEAAKLKPAIMIDASHGNCAKDHRRMPDVFREIVRQRAAGQKAIIGAMLESNLVGGSQKFPQPLDQLTRGQSITDACIDWDTTESLLREAHAALK, from the coding sequence ATGAGCCAGACCGCCAATCTCCATATCGCCTCCAACATCGCGCTGCCGTCGCCGCGCTCGATGGTCGTTGAAATCGCCCCTACCGAGGCGCAAACCGCCTTTGTGGCCGAATCACGCCGCGACATCCGCGACATCCTGTTCGGCAATGACTCGCGATTCCTCATCGTGCTCGGTCCGTGCTCGATTCACGATCCCGAGGCCGGTTTGGAGTATGCGCGGAAGCTCGCTGCGCTGGCGCAAGAGCTGAAGGACCGGCTGTGCATCGTCATGCGCGTCTATTTTGAAAAACCGCGCACCACGGTCGGCTGGAAGGGCCTCATCATGGACCCCGACCTCGACGGCACCTGCAACATCCCCGACGGCCTGCGCCTCGCTCGGAAAATCCTGCGTGACGTGCTTGATCTCGGCCTGCCCACCGCCACGGAGTTGCTCGATCCCATCACGCCGCAGTACATCGCCGATTTGATCAGTTGGAGCGCCATCGGAGCGCGCACAACGGAATCGCAAACGCACCGCCAGATGGCCTCCGGGCTCTCCATGCCGCTCGGATTCAAAAACGGCACCTTTGGGCACATCATGCCCGCCATCAACGCGATCAAAGCCGCGATGCAGTCGCAGACCTTTCTCGGCGTGAGTGAGGACGGCGTGGCCTCCGCCGTGACGACGAGCGGCAATCCCGACTGCCACATCATCCTGCGCGGCGGTGAAAGTGGCCCGAACTATGGAGCTGACGATGTACACGAGACCATCGCCGGCCTTGAAGCCGCGAAGCTCAAGCCCGCGATCATGATCGACGCCAGCCACGGCAACTGCGCCAAGGACCACCGCCGCATGCCCGATGTCTTCCGCGAAATCGTGCGCCAGCGCGCCGCCGGCCAGAAAGCCATCATCGGCGCGATGCTGGAGAGCAATCTCGTCGGAGGCAGTCAAAAATTTCCACAGCCACTCGACCAACTCACACGCGGCCAGTCCATCACCGATGCATGCATCGACTGGGACACGACAGAGAGCCTGCTGCGTGAAGCGCATGCTGCTTTGAAATGA
- a CDS encoding aldehyde dehydrogenase family protein yields the protein MSAHTSATLSALPLCAANITFIQRANKLLIGGQWVPSASDKTFPSYNPATGEVLTHCAEGDAEDINRAVKAARKAFESGPWKTMTASERGRIVWKIGDLMLQHIDELAELEALDNGKTLTEARYVDLPLSADAFHYMAGWATKITGQTINVSVPYAPGAKFHAYSLKEPVGVVGQIIPWNFPLLMAAWKLAPALAAGCTIVLKPAEQTPLTALRLGELMIEAGVPEGVVNIVTGYGETAGAALAAHPDVDKVAFTGSTEVGKLILKAAAGNLKKVSLELGGKSPQVIFKDAPSIEAAIAGAAQGIFFNQGQCCVAGTRLFVEQDIFEEVTQGIAAAAKNIKLGFGLDAGTQMGPLVSQEQLTRVTGYIESGKQDGANFLTGGARHGDKGYFVEPTIITNTRPEMKVVREEIFGPVIVAEPFTDEADVMRRANDTTYGLAAGVWSNDVARAHRVAAAFHAGTVWVNCYYVFDSALPFGGYKQSGWGREMSGEALELYTETKAVIIGL from the coding sequence ATGAGTGCCCATACTTCCGCCACATTGTCCGCATTGCCTCTTTGTGCCGCGAACATCACTTTCATCCAACGGGCCAACAAACTCCTCATCGGCGGTCAGTGGGTGCCATCGGCCAGTGACAAAACCTTCCCCAGCTACAATCCAGCGACCGGCGAAGTGCTGACGCATTGCGCGGAAGGTGACGCGGAGGACATCAACCGTGCAGTCAAGGCGGCACGAAAGGCGTTTGAATCGGGACCGTGGAAGACGATGACTGCCTCGGAGCGCGGGCGCATCGTGTGGAAGATCGGCGATCTGATGCTGCAGCACATCGATGAGCTGGCGGAATTGGAAGCGCTGGACAACGGCAAGACGCTGACCGAGGCGCGTTACGTCGATCTGCCGCTGTCGGCGGACGCATTTCATTACATGGCGGGCTGGGCCACGAAGATCACGGGACAGACGATCAATGTGTCCGTGCCGTATGCGCCGGGGGCGAAGTTTCATGCTTATTCGCTGAAGGAACCTGTCGGCGTGGTGGGGCAGATCATTCCGTGGAATTTTCCGCTGCTCATGGCTGCTTGGAAGCTGGCGCCGGCACTCGCTGCGGGCTGCACGATCGTCTTGAAACCAGCGGAACAGACCCCGTTGACCGCGCTGCGGCTCGGCGAACTGATGATCGAGGCCGGTGTGCCGGAAGGCGTGGTGAACATCGTCACGGGCTACGGCGAGACGGCGGGCGCGGCGCTCGCGGCGCATCCAGATGTCGATAAAGTGGCCTTCACCGGCTCCACCGAGGTCGGGAAGCTGATTTTGAAGGCGGCAGCGGGGAATTTGAAAAAAGTAAGCCTCGAACTCGGTGGCAAATCACCGCAGGTGATCTTCAAGGACGCGCCGAGCATCGAAGCGGCGATCGCGGGCGCGGCTCAGGGCATCTTTTTCAATCAAGGCCAGTGCTGCGTGGCCGGGACGCGGTTGTTTGTGGAGCAGGACATCTTCGAAGAAGTCACGCAGGGCATCGCGGCGGCGGCGAAGAACATCAAATTGGGCTTCGGGCTTGATGCAGGCACGCAGATGGGGCCGCTGGTGTCGCAGGAGCAGCTCACGCGGGTCACGGGTTACATCGAGTCCGGCAAACAAGATGGCGCAAATTTCCTCACTGGCGGTGCGCGGCATGGGGACAAGGGTTACTTCGTCGAGCCGACGATCATCACCAACACGCGGCCGGAAATGAAGGTGGTGCGTGAGGAAATCTTCGGTCCCGTGATCGTGGCGGAACCTTTCACTGACGAGGCGGATGTGATGCGTCGTGCCAATGACACCACCTATGGCCTCGCCGCAGGCGTGTGGAGCAATGATGTGGCGCGTGCCCACCGTGTGGCCGCCGCCTTCCACGCGGGCACCGTGTGGGTGAACTGCTACTACGTTTTCGATTCGGCGCTGCCGTTTGGCGGCTACAAGCAATCCGGCTGGGGGCGTGAGATGAGTGGTGAGGCGCTGGAGCTGTACACGGAAACCAAGGCGGTCATCATCGGTCTGTGA